The following are from one region of the Pelagibius sp. CAU 1746 genome:
- a CDS encoding multidrug efflux RND transporter permease subunit: MFSKFFIQRPIFSSVISIVIVIAGVVTLGTLPIEQFPQITPPTVQVSAAYPGANAEVVAETVAAPIEQQVNGVENMIYMSSTSANDGSYNLTVSFEVGSDLDLAQILVQNRVALAEANLPEEVTRQGVNTKKKSSNIILFIALTSEDPLHDEIFLSNYATLNIRDILSRIPGVGEVFIFPPSDYSMRIWLDPPSLKARGLTTGDVLSAIREQNVQVAAGQIGQPPVPSGQSFQYTVNVLGRLADIEQFENIVIRYAEDGGTIYLKDIARVELGGKSYDVNAALNGAPSAAVAVYQLPGANALDVATQVRAAIENISSRFPTGMSYQIPYDTTIFVQKSIEEVYITLFQAAGLVFLVLFLFLQDWRATLVPAVTIPVSLIGTFAVMGVLGFSLNMLTLFGLVLAIGIVVDDAIVVVEAATAHIERGMKAQAAAIQAMKEVSGPVVATTLVLLAVFVPAALLPGITGEMYRQFAVTIAVATVFSSINALTMSPALSALLLRPPKQKKNAFFRGFDKVFTTGENGYSALVAKLVRVTALVMLLFLGLFALTGWQFGKLPTAFLPVEDQGYVITAVQLPNAASLERTDAVLQKIDGILADMPGVENWVTIGGYSIIDGTNAANAATVFITMTPWEERQDPSLSQQAILGRLQGAFRQIQEAIIFAFPPPSIPGLGVAGGFQMQLQDRGGVGLQELQRMTQEVLVDGNAQSGLSNLNSTFRANVPQLFAEVDRVKAKSLQVSLDQVFGALQTYLGSSYVNDFNKFGRTWQVKVQADHRYRVEPEDIRRLEVRNAEGDMVPLGTLVRVDQTLGPQTVLRYNLYPSAAITGEAAPGYSSGQALDLMEQLAATKLPNSMGFEWTGISFQEKRVGSESILVFALAIVLVFLVLAAQYESWAMPAAVILVVPLALLGTIAALLARQFDNNVYTQIGIVLLIGLASKNAILIVEFAKAEHEAGKSITEAAISAAKLRFRPILMTAISSIAGFMPLVVAAGAGAASRQAIGTAVVGGMLAATIMSLCFTPAFYVVMQRLSEMNLRRGKQPQRNAAAPPAGGAGD, translated from the coding sequence ATGTTCTCAAAGTTCTTCATCCAGCGCCCGATCTTCTCCTCGGTCATTTCGATCGTCATCGTCATCGCCGGCGTGGTCACCCTGGGAACCTTGCCGATCGAGCAGTTCCCGCAGATCACCCCGCCCACCGTGCAGGTCTCCGCCGCCTATCCCGGCGCCAATGCCGAGGTCGTGGCGGAAACCGTGGCCGCGCCGATCGAGCAGCAGGTCAACGGCGTCGAGAACATGATCTACATGTCCTCGACCAGCGCCAACGACGGCTCCTACAACCTGACGGTCAGCTTCGAGGTCGGCAGCGACCTCGACCTGGCGCAGATCCTGGTGCAGAACCGGGTAGCGCTGGCCGAGGCCAACCTGCCTGAGGAAGTCACCCGCCAGGGCGTCAACACCAAGAAGAAGTCCAGCAACATCATTCTCTTCATCGCGCTGACGTCCGAAGACCCGTTGCACGACGAGATCTTCCTCAGCAACTACGCTACCCTCAACATCCGCGACATCTTGAGCCGCATCCCCGGTGTCGGCGAGGTCTTCATCTTTCCGCCCAGCGACTATTCCATGCGCATCTGGCTCGACCCGCCGAGCCTGAAGGCACGCGGCCTGACGACCGGCGACGTGCTCTCTGCGATCCGCGAGCAGAACGTGCAGGTAGCGGCCGGGCAGATCGGCCAGCCGCCGGTGCCCAGCGGCCAGTCTTTCCAGTACACCGTCAACGTGCTGGGCCGCCTGGCGGACATCGAGCAGTTCGAGAACATCGTCATCCGCTATGCCGAAGACGGCGGCACCATCTACCTGAAGGACATCGCCCGGGTGGAACTGGGCGGCAAGAGCTACGACGTCAACGCCGCGCTCAACGGCGCGCCCTCGGCCGCCGTCGCGGTCTACCAACTGCCCGGCGCCAACGCCCTGGATGTCGCCACCCAGGTCCGCGCCGCCATAGAGAACATCAGCAGCCGTTTCCCGACAGGCATGTCCTATCAGATCCCCTACGACACGACGATCTTCGTCCAGAAGTCGATCGAGGAAGTCTACATCACTCTGTTCCAGGCGGCGGGGCTGGTCTTCCTGGTGCTGTTCCTCTTTTTGCAGGACTGGCGCGCGACGCTGGTTCCGGCCGTCACCATTCCGGTATCGCTGATCGGCACCTTCGCGGTCATGGGCGTTCTGGGCTTCTCCCTCAACATGCTGACACTCTTCGGGCTGGTGCTGGCCATCGGCATCGTGGTCGACGACGCCATTGTCGTGGTGGAGGCGGCGACCGCCCATATCGAGCGCGGCATGAAGGCACAGGCGGCGGCGATCCAGGCAATGAAGGAGGTTTCCGGCCCGGTCGTCGCCACCACTCTGGTGCTGCTGGCCGTCTTCGTGCCCGCCGCCCTCCTGCCCGGCATCACCGGCGAGATGTACCGCCAGTTCGCGGTAACCATCGCCGTGGCCACGGTGTTCAGCTCGATCAATGCCCTGACCATGAGCCCGGCCCTTTCGGCCCTGCTGCTGCGCCCCCCCAAGCAAAAGAAGAACGCCTTCTTCCGCGGTTTCGACAAGGTCTTCACCACGGGGGAAAACGGCTATTCGGCGCTGGTCGCCAAGCTGGTGCGCGTCACGGCCCTGGTCATGCTGCTGTTCCTCGGGCTCTTCGCCCTGACCGGCTGGCAGTTCGGCAAGCTGCCGACCGCTTTCCTGCCCGTCGAAGACCAAGGATACGTAATCACCGCCGTACAGTTGCCCAACGCCGCTTCCCTCGAGCGCACCGACGCGGTTCTGCAAAAGATCGACGGCATCCTCGCGGACATGCCCGGCGTCGAGAACTGGGTCACCATCGGCGGTTACTCGATCATCGACGGCACCAACGCCGCCAATGCCGCCACCGTCTTCATCACCATGACGCCCTGGGAGGAGCGCCAGGATCCCAGCCTCTCCCAGCAAGCCATCCTCGGCCGCCTGCAAGGCGCCTTCCGCCAGATCCAGGAGGCCATTATTTTCGCCTTCCCGCCGCCGTCCATCCCCGGCCTTGGCGTTGCAGGCGGCTTCCAGATGCAGCTTCAAGATCGGGGCGGCGTCGGCCTGCAAGAACTGCAGCGCATGACCCAGGAGGTCCTGGTTGACGGCAACGCCCAGAGCGGCCTCAGCAACCTCAACTCCACCTTCCGAGCCAACGTGCCGCAGCTCTTCGCCGAGGTCGACCGCGTGAAGGCCAAGTCGCTGCAGGTTTCCCTCGACCAGGTCTTCGGCGCGCTGCAGACTTATCTCGGTTCGTCCTATGTGAACGACTTCAACAAGTTCGGGCGCACTTGGCAGGTGAAGGTGCAGGCCGACCACCGCTACCGCGTCGAGCCGGAGGACATCCGACGCTTGGAGGTGCGCAATGCCGAGGGCGACATGGTGCCGCTGGGTACTCTCGTGCGGGTCGACCAGACCCTCGGCCCGCAGACGGTGCTGCGCTACAACCTTTACCCCAGTGCTGCGATTACCGGCGAGGCGGCGCCGGGCTACTCCTCCGGCCAGGCGCTCGACCTCATGGAGCAGCTCGCCGCAACCAAGCTGCCCAACTCCATGGGCTTCGAGTGGACCGGCATCTCCTTCCAGGAAAAGCGGGTGGGTTCGGAATCCATCCTGGTCTTCGCCCTGGCGATCGTCCTGGTCTTCCTGGTGCTGGCCGCCCAGTACGAAAGCTGGGCCATGCCGGCGGCCGTCATCCTGGTGGTGCCGCTGGCTCTGCTGGGCACCATCGCCGCCCTGCTGGCCCGGCAGTTCGACAACAACGTCTACACCCAGATCGGCATCGTCCTGCTGATCGGCTTGGCCAGCAAGAACGCCATCCTGATCGTCGAGTTCGCCAAGGCCGAGCACGAGGCTGGGAAGTCCATCACCGAGGCCGCAATCTCGGCGGCCAAGCTGCGCTTCCGCCCGATCCTCATGACCGCGATCTCTTCCATCGCCGGCTTCATGCCGCTGGTGGTGGCCGCCGGCGCCGGCGCGGCCAGCCGCCAGGCCATCGGCACGGCGGTGGTGGGCGGCATGTTGGCCGCAACCATCATGTCGCTCTGCTTCACGCCGGCCTTCTACGTGGTCATGCAGCGGCTCTCCGAAATGAACCTGCGCAGGGGAAAGCAACCGCAGCGCAACGCGGCAGCGCCGCCGGCGGGCGGCGCCGGAGACTGA
- a CDS encoding cupredoxin family copper-binding protein, producing MLTLKRRALLLSAFGGTVLTVLGRSPRAAAPAAMTIDIESFEFLPQQATVKAGTMVTWVNRDDSPHTVYSLDESFLSDVMDTDQEFSMVFDKPGEYPYLCSVHPHMKGTVIVTEA from the coding sequence ATGCTCACTCTGAAGCGCAGAGCGCTGCTGCTCTCCGCCTTCGGCGGCACGGTTCTGACCGTCCTCGGGCGGTCGCCGCGCGCGGCCGCTCCCGCCGCGATGACCATCGACATCGAATCGTTCGAATTCCTGCCGCAGCAGGCCACTGTGAAAGCGGGAACCATGGTGACCTGGGTCAATCGCGACGACTCGCCGCACACCGTCTATAGCCTGGACGAGTCCTTCCTGTCCGACGTCATGGACACCGACCAGGAGTTCTCCATGGTCTTCGACAAGCCGGGCGAGTATCCCTACCTCTGCTCGGTCCATCCGCATATGAAGGGCACCGTCATCGTCACCGAGGCGTGA
- a CDS encoding metallophosphoesterase: protein MTTGKTDKETLSSPSRRDAMKCLAWSGGGVLWTLVGGVPVASALSGQARADTMKAAEKGTLSFVQVSDSHIGFTKAANPDSAGTFQAAIDLVNQQQASPALVLHTGDVTHLSKPEEFDTAAELMKGLRVPEVHVVPGEHDVLDRPASAFFERYGYHSSGKGWYSFDHSGVHFIGLINVLSFSAGSLGALGSEQLKWLEDDLKGRSASQPIVVFAHMPLWTVYQDWGWGTGDAEQAMTYLRRFGSVTVLNGHIHQIVQKVEGNIRFHTAASTAFPQPPAGQGKGPGPMKVPSESLRRNLGLTSVSLSVSDGNLALTDHPLPA from the coding sequence ATGACAACCGGCAAGACAGACAAGGAAACTCTTTCATCCCCCAGCCGTCGCGACGCCATGAAGTGCCTCGCCTGGTCGGGCGGCGGCGTGCTCTGGACCCTGGTCGGCGGCGTGCCCGTCGCCTCTGCGTTGTCCGGGCAGGCGCGCGCCGACACCATGAAGGCCGCCGAAAAAGGCACGCTGAGCTTCGTTCAGGTCAGCGACAGTCACATCGGGTTCACGAAGGCGGCGAACCCCGACAGCGCCGGAACCTTCCAGGCTGCCATAGACCTGGTCAACCAGCAGCAGGCCTCTCCCGCTCTGGTTCTGCACACCGGCGACGTCACTCATCTCTCCAAGCCCGAGGAGTTCGATACCGCCGCCGAGCTGATGAAGGGGCTGCGCGTTCCGGAGGTTCATGTCGTGCCCGGCGAGCACGATGTGCTCGACCGTCCGGCCAGCGCCTTCTTCGAGCGCTACGGCTATCACTCCAGCGGCAAGGGCTGGTACAGCTTCGACCACAGCGGCGTGCATTTCATCGGCCTCATCAACGTGCTGAGCTTCTCGGCCGGCAGCCTCGGCGCGCTCGGAAGCGAGCAGTTGAAATGGCTGGAGGACGATCTCAAAGGGCGCTCGGCCAGCCAACCGATCGTCGTCTTCGCCCATATGCCGCTCTGGACCGTCTATCAGGATTGGGGTTGGGGAACCGGCGATGCCGAGCAGGCGATGACCTACCTGCGCCGCTTCGGCTCGGTGACCGTATTGAACGGCCACATCCACCAGATCGTCCAAAAGGTCGAGGGCAACATCCGTTTCCACACCGCGGCCTCGACGGCCTTCCCGCAGCCGCCGGCGGGGCAGGGCAAGGGACCGGGGCCGATGAAGGTGCCTTCGGAGTCGCTGCGTCGGAACCTCGGCCTGACCAGCGTTTCGCTGTCGGTGTCCGACGGCAATCTCGCTCTGACCGACCACCCGCTTCCCGCCTGA
- a CDS encoding zf-HC2 domain-containing protein, whose protein sequence is MVCDKALLVEAYIDGEVDAAAAVDVERHLVSCAACAARLDGGKALREALRREAPYYRAPAHLRRSLAARYGLGAAPPKPAPFRAAPLRPPGLLAGALGGAASMLAVAALAFVLLVPSRGDLLVEDVAAAHMRSLMPGHLLDVESTDRHTVKPWFDGRVDVAPPLGDFPDAGFELAGGRLDYVDGRAVAAIVYRRDKHVINLFAWADDDSRLPAASTRNGYHFLFWRAEGLIFCAVSDVAARDLLDLKALTAQAAASQQRE, encoded by the coding sequence ATGGTCTGCGATAAGGCGCTTCTCGTGGAAGCCTACATCGACGGCGAGGTCGACGCCGCAGCGGCGGTCGATGTCGAGCGTCATCTCGTATCCTGCGCCGCCTGCGCGGCACGGCTGGACGGCGGCAAGGCGCTGCGCGAAGCCCTGCGCCGGGAGGCCCCCTACTACAGGGCGCCGGCGCACTTGCGGCGCTCGCTGGCCGCCCGCTACGGCTTGGGCGCGGCGCCGCCGAAGCCAGCGCCGTTTCGCGCGGCGCCTTTGCGGCCGCCGGGCTTGCTCGCCGGGGCCCTCGGCGGCGCGGCGTCGATGCTGGCGGTTGCCGCTCTGGCTTTCGTGCTGTTGGTCCCCAGCCGCGGCGACCTGCTGGTCGAGGATGTGGCGGCGGCGCATATGCGTTCCCTCATGCCCGGTCATCTCCTCGACGTCGAATCCACAGATCGCCATACCGTGAAACCCTGGTTCGACGGCCGCGTCGACGTGGCGCCGCCGCTCGGCGATTTCCCCGATGCCGGGTTCGAGTTGGCCGGCGGCCGCCTGGACTACGTCGACGGACGCGCCGTGGCGGCGATCGTCTATCGCCGGGACAAGCACGTCATCAACCTCTTCGCCTGGGCCGACGATGACAGCCGCCTGCCCGCGGCCTCGACGCGCAACGGCTACCATTTCCTGTTCTGGCGCGCCGAAGGCCTGATCTTCTGCGCGGTTTCCGACGTGGCCGCCCGCGATCTCCTCGATCTCAAGGCCCTCACGGCGCAGGCCGCAGCGTCACAACAGCGTGAGTGA
- a CDS encoding sigma-70 family RNA polymerase sigma factor, with protein MPTHGGKYRQRRFSLRPNDPAGTLDDQHRFEALVLPHLDAAYNLARWLARDEGDADDIVQDAYLRAFRYIGNLKGEDAKPWLLGIVRNSFRSHAARRRRDMALPLPEDRYADEAEPPPRGAPPADPGDDPELKLIKSEQEMKLGHLVGSLPIEFREVIVLREFEDLSYKAIAEIVGVPLGTVMSRLARARKLLRDRWLAQVESAEGELLHGLR; from the coding sequence ATGCCGACGCACGGCGGTAAGTACCGTCAGAGGAGGTTTTCCCTGCGCCCTAACGATCCCGCCGGCACGCTCGATGACCAGCATCGCTTCGAAGCCCTGGTGCTGCCGCACCTCGATGCGGCCTATAACCTGGCGCGTTGGCTCGCTCGCGACGAGGGCGATGCCGACGATATCGTGCAGGACGCCTATCTGCGCGCCTTCAGATACATCGGAAACCTCAAGGGCGAGGACGCCAAGCCCTGGTTGCTGGGCATCGTCCGAAACAGCTTTCGCAGTCACGCGGCGCGCCGCCGCCGGGACATGGCCCTGCCGTTGCCGGAGGACCGCTACGCCGACGAAGCGGAGCCGCCGCCGCGAGGAGCGCCGCCGGCGGACCCCGGCGACGACCCGGAACTGAAGCTGATCAAGAGCGAACAGGAGATGAAGCTCGGCCATCTCGTCGGCAGCCTGCCGATCGAATTCCGCGAGGTGATCGTGCTGCGGGAATTCGAAGACCTCTCCTACAAGGCCATCGCCGAGATCGTCGGCGTGCCGCTGGGCACCGTGATGTCGCGTCTGGCCCGCGCCCGCAAGCTGCTGCGCGATCGCTGGCTGGCCCAAGTTGAATCCGCCGAAGGGGAGCTTCTGCATGGTCTGCGATAA
- a CDS encoding zinc-dependent alcohol dehydrogenase family protein — protein MKVRAAVLENTQAAAPYGDSKPLVVQEVDLEGPGKGEVLVKIEAAGICHSDLSVINGDRPRPTPMVLGHEAAGVVVEIGADVDDLEAGDHVIFVFVPSCGHCGPCCEGRPALCEPGALHNTAGELLSGERPFSKNGQPINHHVGVSAFAEYTTVSRRSLVKIDRAIPLDIAAVFGCAVLTGAGAVINTAAVKPGQRAAVVGLGGVGLAALLAAVASGAEQIVAVDMQQDKLDFALKLGATDAFRADDPEVVAKVKEATSGGVDVAAEMAGSAKALELAYAIARRGGTAVTAGLPHPSAMLSIPAISLVAEEKTLRGSYIGSSVPSRDLPRLLGLYGRGRLPVDRLVTHHLKLEEINEGMDRLASGAAIRQIVEFA, from the coding sequence GTGAAAGTACGCGCAGCGGTATTGGAGAACACGCAGGCAGCGGCGCCCTACGGCGACAGCAAGCCGTTGGTCGTCCAGGAGGTCGATCTGGAAGGGCCGGGCAAGGGCGAAGTGCTGGTGAAGATCGAGGCCGCCGGCATCTGCCACTCCGACCTCTCGGTCATCAACGGCGACCGGCCGCGCCCGACGCCCATGGTGCTGGGGCATGAGGCCGCCGGCGTGGTGGTGGAGATCGGCGCCGACGTCGACGACCTTGAGGCCGGCGACCATGTGATCTTCGTCTTCGTGCCGAGCTGCGGCCACTGCGGGCCCTGCTGCGAGGGGCGCCCGGCGCTCTGCGAGCCCGGCGCGCTGCACAACACCGCCGGCGAGCTGCTGTCCGGCGAGCGCCCTTTCTCGAAGAACGGCCAGCCGATCAACCACCATGTCGGCGTCTCCGCATTCGCCGAGTACACCACCGTCTCGCGCCGCTCGCTGGTGAAGATCGACCGGGCGATCCCGCTCGACATCGCCGCGGTCTTCGGCTGCGCGGTGCTGACCGGGGCCGGCGCGGTGATCAACACCGCCGCCGTGAAGCCGGGCCAGCGCGCCGCCGTGGTCGGCCTGGGCGGAGTCGGCCTGGCCGCGCTGCTGGCGGCCGTCGCCTCGGGCGCCGAGCAGATCGTCGCCGTCGACATGCAGCAGGACAAGCTCGACTTCGCCCTGAAGCTGGGCGCCACCGACGCCTTCCGCGCCGACGACCCCGAGGTGGTGGCCAAGGTGAAGGAGGCGACCTCCGGCGGCGTCGACGTGGCTGCCGAAATGGCCGGTTCGGCCAAGGCGCTGGAACTGGCCTACGCCATCGCCCGGCGCGGCGGCACGGCGGTGACGGCGGGGCTGCCGCATCCCTCGGCGATGCTCTCCATCCCGGCGATCAGCCTGGTGGCCGAGGAGAAGACCCTGCGCGGCAGCTACATCGGCAGCTCCGTGCCCTCGCGCGACCTGCCCCGCCTGCTGGGCCTCTACGGCCGCGGCCGCCTGCCGGTCGACCGCCTGGTCACTCATCACCTGAAGCTCGAGGAGATCAACGAGGGCATGGACCGCCTGGCCAGCGGCGCGGCGATCCGCCAGATCGTCGAATTCGCCTGA
- a CDS encoding MaoC family dehydratase: MLPFQTLYFEDLSVGMTETYSKTVSSSDVVGFAEITGDRNPIHLSEHFAARTPFKGRIAHGLYTAGLISAVIGTRLPGPGAIYISQTLRFLAPVKIGDTVEAIVEVTKLNAERQRAELRCDCRVGETAVLEGEAVVKVPRREEG, encoded by the coding sequence ATCCTGCCTTTCCAGACCCTCTACTTCGAAGACCTCAGCGTCGGCATGACGGAGACCTATTCGAAAACCGTCAGTTCCTCGGATGTGGTCGGTTTCGCCGAGATCACCGGCGACCGCAACCCGATCCACCTGTCCGAGCACTTCGCCGCGCGCACGCCCTTCAAGGGCCGCATTGCCCATGGGCTCTACACGGCCGGGCTGATCTCGGCGGTGATCGGCACGCGCCTGCCCGGGCCCGGCGCCATCTACATCTCGCAGACCCTGCGCTTTCTGGCGCCGGTGAAGATCGGCGACACGGTGGAGGCCATCGTCGAGGTGACGAAACTGAACGCCGAGCGGCAGCGCGCCGAGCTGCGCTGCGACTGCAGGGTGGGCGAAACCGCGGTCCTGGAAGGCGAGGCCGTGGTCAAGGTGCCGCGGCGCGAAGAGGGCTGA
- a CDS encoding IclR family transcriptional regulator C-terminal domain-containing protein — protein MQKDWLADRRPTDVMQGLAKGLAVIEAFQEGATGLSVSDAAERTGLDRATARRCLLTLNALGYADYDGKYFRLAPRTLRLGHAYYRSASLPATVQPFLEDLSQATGESASVSLLDATEVIYVARASQKRVMAINLTPGSRLPAYCSSMGRVLLAALPPAEARAILDRSERRTHTPHTVTDVEAIMEILARVAEQGYAGIDQELELGLCSLSVPLIDSEGRVVAAMNIGANVARSALPQMIERYLPQLLACRDRLRPLLDPRT, from the coding sequence GTGCAGAAAGACTGGCTGGCGGACCGGCGGCCGACCGACGTCATGCAGGGCCTGGCCAAGGGCCTGGCCGTGATCGAGGCCTTCCAGGAAGGCGCGACCGGGCTTTCGGTGTCCGACGCGGCCGAGCGCACGGGGCTGGACCGGGCGACGGCGCGGCGCTGCCTCTTGACCCTCAACGCCCTGGGCTATGCCGACTACGACGGCAAGTACTTCCGCCTCGCCCCGCGCACCCTGCGCCTCGGCCACGCCTACTACCGTTCGGCCTCCCTGCCGGCGACGGTGCAGCCCTTCCTGGAAGACCTCTCCCAGGCGACGGGGGAGAGCGCCTCGGTCTCCCTTTTGGACGCCACGGAGGTTATCTACGTGGCCCGCGCCTCGCAGAAGCGGGTCATGGCCATCAACCTGACGCCGGGCAGCCGGCTGCCGGCCTACTGCTCTTCCATGGGGCGGGTGCTGCTGGCGGCGCTGCCGCCGGCCGAGGCGCGCGCGATTCTGGACCGCTCCGAGCGCCGCACCCACACGCCGCACACGGTGACCGACGTGGAGGCGATCATGGAGATCCTGGCCCGGGTCGCCGAACAGGGCTATGCCGGCATCGACCAGGAACTGGAGCTGGGGCTCTGCTCGCTCTCGGTGCCGCTCATCGACAGCGAGGGCCGGGTGGTGGCCGCCATGAACATCGGCGCCAATGTCGCAAGGAGCGCCCTGCCGCAGATGATCGAGCGCTACCTGCCGCAACTCCTGGCCTGCCGCGACCGTTTGCGCCCTCTGCTCGATCCCAGGACATAG
- a CDS encoding CoA-transferase, whose protein sequence is MAVFQSLSQAISENLHTGDSVAFEGFTHLIPHAAAHEVIRQGIGELTLIRMTPDVIYDQLIGMGLVKKLIFSYAGNPGVGLLRRLRDAVENGWPQPLEIEEHSHAAMANAYEAGAAGLPLAVFRGYKGAGLAKVNPRIKSVTCPFSGEVLAAVPSLRPDVAVIHAQKASKKGDVLIEGIVGVQKEAVLAAKRAVVTVEEVVDDFAGVHPNSCVLPHWTVTAIAQVPGGAHPSYAHGYYERDNQSYLAWDEVAADRERFQAWMQENVIAATPEDFTARVAKVRTAK, encoded by the coding sequence TTGGCCGTCTTTCAATCGCTGTCCCAGGCGATCAGCGAGAACCTTCATACCGGCGACAGCGTGGCCTTCGAGGGTTTCACCCATCTGATCCCCCATGCCGCCGCCCACGAGGTGATCCGGCAGGGCATCGGCGAGCTGACGCTGATCCGCATGACCCCCGACGTGATCTACGACCAGTTGATCGGCATGGGCCTGGTGAAAAAGCTGATCTTCTCCTACGCCGGCAACCCCGGCGTCGGCCTGCTGCGCCGCCTGCGCGACGCGGTGGAGAACGGCTGGCCGCAGCCGCTGGAGATCGAGGAGCACTCCCACGCCGCCATGGCCAACGCCTACGAGGCCGGGGCCGCCGGCCTGCCGCTGGCGGTCTTCCGCGGCTACAAGGGCGCCGGCCTGGCCAAGGTGAACCCCAGGATCAAATCGGTCACCTGCCCCTTCAGCGGCGAAGTGCTGGCCGCCGTACCCTCGCTGCGGCCCGACGTGGCGGTCATCCACGCCCAAAAGGCCAGCAAGAAGGGCGACGTGCTGATCGAGGGCATCGTCGGCGTGCAGAAGGAAGCGGTGCTGGCTGCAAAGCGCGCCGTCGTCACCGTGGAAGAGGTGGTCGACGACTTCGCCGGGGTGCATCCCAACTCCTGCGTGCTGCCGCACTGGACCGTCACCGCCATCGCCCAGGTGCCAGGCGGGGCCCATCCCTCCTACGCCCACGGCTACTACGAGCGCGACAACCAGAGCTACCTGGCCTGGGACGAGGTCGCCGCCGACCGCGAGCGCTTCCAGGCCTGGATGCAGGAGAACGTGATCGCCGCCACGCCGGAGGACTTCACCGCACGCGTTGCCAAGGTGAGGACCGCGAAATGA
- a CDS encoding CoA-transferase subunit beta, with protein MTEQNFIPQDFTADEMMTIAAARALGNDDVCFVGIGAPSAACNVARLTHAPDITLIYESGTIGTAPDVLPLSIGDGILCETAVTTVSVPEMFRYWLQGGRITIGFLGAAQLDRFGNINTTVIGDYAKPKTRLPGGGGAPEIASSCGQIFITMKQSKRGMVEKIDFVTSFGHGEGGKAREKLGLATKGPTLLITDLAVWKTAPESGEFVVASLHPGATREQVTETCGWTPRFAETVEETPPPSELELKTLRDLKARTAAAHGKA; from the coding sequence ATGACCGAACAGAACTTCATCCCCCAAGATTTTACGGCCGACGAGATGATGACCATCGCCGCGGCGCGGGCGCTGGGCAACGACGACGTCTGCTTCGTCGGCATCGGCGCGCCCTCGGCCGCCTGCAACGTGGCGCGCCTCACCCACGCGCCGGACATCACCCTGATCTACGAGAGCGGTACCATCGGCACCGCGCCGGACGTGCTGCCGCTGTCCATCGGCGACGGCATCCTCTGCGAGACCGCGGTCACCACCGTCTCGGTGCCGGAGATGTTCCGCTACTGGCTGCAGGGCGGGCGCATCACCATCGGCTTCCTGGGCGCCGCGCAGTTGGACCGCTTCGGCAACATCAACACCACGGTGATCGGCGACTACGCCAAGCCGAAGACGCGCCTGCCCGGCGGCGGCGGCGCGCCGGAGATCGCCTCTTCCTGCGGGCAGATCTTCATCACCATGAAGCAGTCCAAGCGCGGCATGGTGGAGAAGATCGACTTCGTCACCTCCTTCGGCCACGGCGAAGGCGGCAAGGCGCGCGAGAAGCTGGGCCTCGCCACCAAGGGGCCGACGCTGCTGATCACGGACCTCGCCGTCTGGAAGACCGCTCCGGAGAGCGGCGAGTTCGTCGTCGCCTCCCTACACCCCGGCGCGACCCGCGAGCAGGTCACCGAAACCTGCGGCTGGACTCCACGCTTCGCCGAGACTGTCGAGGAAACCCCGCCGCCGAGCGAGCTCGAACTCAAGACCCTGCGCGACCTGAAAGCGCGCACCGCCGCGGCCCACGGCAAAGCCTGA